Sequence from the Phragmites australis chromosome 11, lpPhrAust1.1, whole genome shotgun sequence genome:
ATATGGCAGTAGGGAAgccaaggcggcggcggccagcaGGGCCTCCAGCCCTCTTCCCATCTGCGCAGGGAGCAGCAGGGTGTTGAGTATCCGGGGCGCATGGTAGGAGGGCTGTAGGCCTGCCCTCTTCTCCGGCACGTCGTCAGCAAGGGTGACGAGCGGGGCCTCCATGGGCAGCCACTGCAGGATCTTGGCCGTGGCGCAAGACTGCTCGGCGAGGGCTGGGGCTCCGCCTGTCTACTCCATCTATGGGCAGCAACAGTAGAAACCGGGCAAGGCCATCAGGGGCTCCAGCGAGCAGGGGTGCCGGTAGGGCCTTTGGCCTTCTTCCCTCATCCTTTTTCTTTGCCCACGCCAGCCTCCTCTTTATATAAGTAGCAACCCCAAAACCTCCATAGAACTCGAATCCATTCCGATTTTGAGGGGATTGGGATGGGTAGAGATAGAGTTTGTTGGAGGATTTAGTTGGGAATCAATTTTGCGCGAATTCAGCTTGATCTGGTGGGAGATTCGTTGGAGATAGgggtggagggagagagaagcaTGACAGCTTAGTTGGGGGTGGCCTCCACGGCTGGAGAAAGAAGGGAGTAAGCGCTCGGGCCTTGGGCCGAGAGGAGAAGCAAGGAGAGCGCTGCCCTAGGCTGGCCTAACCGGGAAAAGGAGAAGGCGAAAAGGGCCGGGCCAGCCAAAGGAAAGGGGCCGGCCGAggcctttttttctcttttttatatgaatgtatatgtaCGCTATGCAAATATACGATAAAATGACATCATACACAGAGTTTGtctatctaccttatttatgtttttgcatttacatacatgtaatttaccttgctagagtatgttgcaatcctcttgagcggtagagtagatacactagataaacctaaatcatatttagatagaaattgagatatatttatcttgtgaagtttttgaagttattagtttctaagtgtcctaatttattcccctcttagaacgtcaccgatcctctCACCTGGCTCACTCCCGTGCCACAGTCCCCGATGCACCTCGCTTGGCTCCAACCCGTGCCCCCGCCGCCCTCTAGGCTTGAGTCCACGTCCACGCCATGCCCAACCCCGGTGACTCCCCACCTCGATCGTGCCCTCGTCGATGCCGTCGTTGCCCTTCATCTCACGGTTGACGGGTCGAGTGCAGTATGAGTCAAGTCGTCAGGTCGTGGGCCATCACAAACATGGTCGTCATGCAGTCATGCACACGATCTCAGTCTCTTAGGAATTGATGCACTCATGCACACGGTCACCACTCGTGCCTCGAACCTAGGCAGCTATGCGTGGCCGTGGGTCATGAGTTGTGGCTACGTCAACGCCTGTCAGGTTGTGGCGAGATGGATTTGGGTCGTCGTGGACCACAGTCACCAGACACACATATAGAACATaacatatagaaaaaaattgcacaaaatTTTCGGTGTATATCTGTATACCAATGTTCTCGAGTGGGCCCGCCCCTACAGGTCTAGCATCTCCAGCCACTAGAGACGGTGAGGAGGGTAGAACGGGGGAGCTCGCGAGGCGGTTGGCGTCTGGGAAGATGCACGGAGAGGGCGAACCAAATGTGAGGAGGagtagaggaggagagggggggggAGATGGCCCGTGCTGGTGAAGGCAGAGGCAGAGGTGGGCGGCGCATTGGGTTCGAGCGCCGCGTCTAGAGTCATGAACGAGGAGGATTGGTGACGGCTGCGGTGTTGAAAAGGATCGGTCTTCGGGGCTCCATCTCGTACGAATCTTGATGTCATTTGGCCCCTTGAAAAGTTTTACAATATCTAAGGCAATTGATTTCGGATACCGATCCTTATTACATTGGTTTAACTGGATTGAAtcaatcgatcgatcgatctggTACATGCATGGCTGTGTCTTGTCATGTTGTTGTCACACGACATGCATGTACCGTGAAGGTGATTTTTGGTGGGCTGGAGCAAGGGGAAGGTTATTCCACGGTGAAACTGCCGTGAACCTGCTTGCTAGCGGTGGCAGCTCCGTTCAGCAGCGGACTGTGCTCAAGCTGGTATGGCACAAGGCCGTGCCTGTGCTTTTCCAGGGCCGGTTCGGAGGGGGTCGAGCGGTGCGACCGCTCTGGGCCCTCAAAATCCAAAGAccccatatgtatatgtatactgtgTATATCAGTCTAAAAGTAAactgaaaaaaattagatctgaacgatttatatttaataatggaGCCCTATTTTTAATCTCACCCTGGACCACCGAAATGTCAGGGCCGAGCCTGTGCTTTTCTGTGGTCTAGTCAGGTACGACACGACATGGTCCACAGTCCTGGATGGTGGCTGGCATGACCCGAGGCATGAAAGGGCCTAAGTCCCAACTCCCGTAAGACAATAAATAACTTGTTTGTGCGTATAAATTTTATGAAAACAATACAAATCATGAAAGCTTGGCTGAAGGCCGCCCAACTTTCCGATTCATATATGACTCCTTTCCACTTTTAACACCGGCGAAGGTAGGTCAGCGGTGTGAGGCAGCGAGTGCGCCGGCAAGGGAAGGAagcgagaagaagaagattgcTTGGCTGGATGTTAAAGAAAGGGTGTGAGCTGTTATAGGCTCATCTAACACTAACAAGACCAACAGTGAAACAGATAAGAGGTGGTTGAAAAATagcaatttcataatttttacctACACTAACAGGACCAGGATACCAATAAGTAATAATAACGATGAGATGGATTGTTGATCTAACTTCAAATtattgggaaaaaaaatcatcaagccCAAATACTAACCAAGGTTCACAGTGACAAGAGTGAGAAGCAAATCTAGCAACCGACAATTCaccatgcatgcacatgcacactaaaggtgtgtttggttgcttgcatGCCCTCAGTCTGACTGTATGAGTCatacaggctgagttgagacaggctgGTGAGATGcagtagggtctgtttggttggctgtatgTGTTCAGTCTgattgagaagagattgtgtttggttgtctgcatgagtatatgttgcattacaaaagaactcatttttttttaccaaataacctatgttgaaaatatttttataaattactACATCACCggataaaaatattagtgaattttttataatttttagagaattttaattaaatattgacttaggttttttagatcaaactaattaaaatggattgctagtgagctctagtttactcacgaaaatatttagaatttttggatcactCTTGTACCcctaaataaaatctaaaattaaataaaaaaatagtgttttTGCATCCGGTGAGCAGGCCCGGCACGTACGCCCGATTCCGACGTACACGCGGAGCCCGGCTCGCTGGATGCATTTGCACGGGAGGGTACAGGCTAGAGAGCCGGTCCAGACAACCAAACTAGCGGCTGAGCATTAGCAACTGCATCGACGGATGCTTGCACGCGCGGAGCGGAGCAACCAAACACGTCCTAAGATCGAGCGAGTGCATAGTCCCATCATTTGGCAACGCCGCACTTGACGCCGCCGGTCATGGCGGGCGTGCCGTTGCCGGGTGGCGGCGGGAGCTGCAGCCAGCAGTCGTACTCGTAGTAGTAGGTGGCCCTGTGCGGCCAGAACCTGTAGGTGAGCGTGGTCTTCACCCTGACGTCGACGTTGAACCGCCCCTGCGCGCGCTCCCTTGCGAACTCCTCTGCCACCGCGGCGCTCCCTTGGATAAACCGTGCGGTGGCGGCGCGGCCGCTAGTGGAAGCTTGGGAGCGTGTCGTCGGAGGGCCCGAGCTTGGTGCCGTTGTAGTAGAGGCCCGCGGTGAGGTGGTCGAAGTGGATGCCGTAGATACGGTGGTCGTTGAAGAAGGTCATGTTGATGGCCAGGTCGTAGCGGAGCGCGGTGGCGTTGCCGGATAAACCAAATAataagcaaaaacaaaaaaggaacaATCTCCTACTCGATTAATCCTTGTTTAGTCTATTGGTTACGTGTTTGGTTTAACTCGATGTAATCGATCGATCGACCTGGTCCATGCATGGCTGTGTCTTGCATTGTCATGTCACGCCGGAACACAACCAGCACGGtacggcatgcatgcatggacccGCCAACCAACAAACGTGCAGTCCCGCATGCCTCCGCGAGAGAGCCACGCCGCTGTCCCGGCCTTCAATTCCCGCTCTCACGGTCACGGCCGCCAAGCCTGTCGTGTCTTTTGCGCTGCGACCCTGCCGTCCGTCCTATGAGCTGCGTCCCCTTTGCGCGTCGCCGTCGTTGCACCTTCGCCGCGGAGCCGACTGTCTCCATCCGTCCATGTATCTCCGGGTACTACAACCTAATCAGTGAAAACAGATAGAATAtcatacataattttttaaatccgtcactaataaaatatttataaatagtTGCTAAAACAAATTGTTGATGATAAAAAATAGCACGGCTAAGGTTTtttaacaccggatgttccggtgctaAGACTGTGTGATCACTGGAATATCCGGTGCGTAGAATAGGTTTGTGTGAGAGATTCCCCTGAAAATTGGTCCGATGAGGTCTTCAGCAAAAGtatcagaccatccgatgagtttaaGAGTTTTTGCAGAGAGTTTTGGAGCTCCTagaaattagtccggtgtttaGAATTTTTTCCTCACCGGAACATTTGACATTCAGTCTCGGAGTTGAAAGTTTCAGCGCATCGGAACATCTGGTTAAATATTTAATCCAAACTGAGAGGTTgatgttttaaaattttggacCTTCCGGTCATATCCGCCTAAAGGATCTGAACATCcagttaattatttttttcaacccgagaaccccaaagTTTGAAAAATCGGACATTCTGGCCATATCAGAATTTCCGATGTTCtaatcagaacttctgattaaatattttttttcaacctGAGAGGCCCGTGTTTGGGAAAATCGAATTCTTCGACATGATCAGAACATCTGATTGGGGcaatcgaaacttccgattcGAATCAGCTCGGGATTTTGGAAAGAGATTGAGTCGAATTTGAAACATGTATTGGTAGATTACGACTCAAGACGGGTAAGACCATATCTCCCTATAAATATGATTGAGATCATCCAACATCCAATCGAATAAATACAATTtacttttctctcatttttatcctttttttttctagttatcttttccaatctCCATTGCTCTCCGTTCTTGATCTCAACGTCTAAGGATAAAGCAGTCAGACATCTACGCTCTGATGGGGTCTCTCCCAAGTGTGGGTGACGACGAAGACCCAACGGTGCGGCGCCATGACTGGGATTTCCTATGTGCTTCTCATCAAGTACTGTTGATCGGAATTTCTGATCGAAACACCAATCTGGTCAGGTAGTTTCATGGAGCTAGCTTTTTTGCTTAGCAGTATGCTGGACTTCCTTTTGTATGCCCTCGGCTAGCTTGCCTTACTATTGAACATGTGCTAGTAGCTCTTTTAATATGGGTGCATGCCTTAAGTTTATCTTATGTTCTAGACCGTTTGAATGGTAATGCCGTGTTATATCCCTTCAGTTCACCGATGGTTTTGATGTTATCTTAGTTTTGTTCTATATCTCAAGTGTTgaggttttctttttttgaatgaagaatataagttttttttaaagattaacGGGGGAACTTTATTGCTCAATAACCAACGGTATACAAATAAAATCTGGTGGGTTTTGAAACCACACATGCCTGCCTAATCGCAGCGAAGTCACTGCTTTTGCTAAGCTATGTGCTTCACCATTGAATTCCCTCCATTCATAATGGAACTGTACTTCCCGAAACTGGTTTCTTCCTATCTCAATCTCCTTCAGTACCACACTATATGGCCCAAGATTTGGATTAAAAATCCCCTTGATAACTTCTTGACAGTCAGACGTAATGTGGATTCTCTGAATGTTCATGTCCGCTGCCAGGGCTAGCCCTTCACTGCACGCTGTTGCCTCCAGGATAGAGGGGTCTGTCAGGCCTTGATAAACAACTACCGACACCCCAAAAAAGTTTCCATTTTCATCACGGCACACAGCTCCTACTGCTCCTATCTCCCCTGATCTTGACAAACCTCCATCAACATTGATCTTTGCCATTCCCGAACTAGGAGGTAACCAGCTCCGTCTCTTTCTATATCTCGGTCCCAAAGCGTCAACTGAGTTCTTCTTATTAGGAACCATCTCTATTTCAGATAGAAACTTGTTTATGAAACTAAAAGTAGAAAGAGGACTTTGGAATTCATTTTCATGGATAGCTCTCCTTCTCGCTCACCATATGGCCCACAATGTCACCAAAATCTTCACAAACTCCTTCTGCGATAATTTTTGACTTAAAGCAAACATCCATTGTTTTGGGTCAGTGCCTCCTTCGGCTGCAATTGCTTCCGTCAACTCCTCATCTAGCAGTACCCACACACATCTGGCCATGTTGCAATCTACCAGAGCATGCCTCCACGAGTCCACCTATGCATTACATATTGTACAAGCCGGCACTGCTGCCATATTTCCTGTGACACCTGACTTCACCTATTGGTAGAGATGCCCGTGCAAGACTCCAAGCGAAGACTCGTAGTTTTGATGGTACAACAGTTCTCCATAACTTCTTCCAATCATTTCTAACTCCAGCAGTGTTTGACGCTTCCGCTCGTCCTTCAAGCCAGTTTTCTTGTTGGCATCTTGTTTCAATGAGCATTCTGTATGCCGATCGAACCGTAAAGATGCCAGTCCTTTCATAGTGCCAGGCCCAAAAATCAGTCTGTATAGTTAAACTGATTGAGATCTTCAAAATAGTCTCCACATCCATGTCATACAAGTGCATCCTTAATTTATTTCATCCCATCTCTTTTCATGTGCAAGTATTAACTCTGACACTGCTTCCGGTGGCTGTACCGACTTTGGACAAATCCGTCGCAGTTTAAAATCCCTCGGTAACCAGTTGTCCATCCATATGTTCGTTTGCTCTCCTGTGCCTATACGCTTCACCAGCCCCTATTGTAAAACCTCCATTCCCGCACAAACTCCTCTCCAAATTTATGAAGGCCTGTCACCAAGCTCCGCATTCAACAAATCCTTTTCCGGAAAATAAACTGCTTTCAACACCCTGGCACTCAGTGTTTCGGAACTTTGCAGGATCCTCCACGCTTGCCTCGCAAGCATGGATAAGTTGAATAGCTCAATgtccctaaaccctaaaccgcCCATATACTTAGGCATCACCATCACATCCCAGGCGACCCATGCAGTCTTCCTTCTTCCTGCTTTACTTCCCCACCAAAATTTATGAATCAAAGCATTTATATGCTACCATGACCCTCTTGGCAATAGGAAACACGCCATGGAGTAAGTCGGAATAGTCTGAGCCACAAACTTTATGAGAATTTCCTTTCCCCTTGCCGACAAACATCTTTCCATTCAACCTTGAACCCTCTTCCATACTCGGTCTTTGAGGTACTGGAACGCACCATTCTTTTGCTTTCCCACATCCGAGGGTAACCCAAGGTACCGTTCATTCAAGCTCTCATTTTGTACATTGAGCAAAGCTTTAATTTCATTTCTCCTATTTTCCAGACACCTTTTACCAAAAAATATGGAGGACTTATCAAGATTCACTTTCTGTCCAGAGGCATTACAATACTCCTATATACAGTTTTTCACCCATGTCGCACCTTCCACCTTTGCCTTAAAGAAAAGGATACTGTCATCCGCAAATAATAAATGGTTTACCTATGGAGCCGTTGGTGCAACCTTGACTCCAGCTATATTATCATCCGCCTTTCCTGATTTCAACAAGCATGATAGCCCCTCCGCCGCCAATAAAAACAGGTACGATGATATAGGATCTCCTTGACGTATCCCTCTTGTTGGCCTGAATTCCTGAGCTGGTGCTCCATTGAAGAGCACCGAAAAGGCAACTGTGAACACACACCTCATCACTGTCACCACCCAACTTGGGGCAAAACCCAACTTTAGCATTATAGCTTCCAAATATCTCCATTCTACTCTATCATACGCCTTCATCATGTCCAATTTCAGTGCACAATGTGAATTATTcatactcttcttcttcctcataaAATACAGACATTCATAAgttgtgatgatgttatatgtaATGAGCCTTCCAGGGACAAATGCCAACTGCTCATAAAAAATCACCTCATGGAGAATTTGCTTCAGCCGGTTAGCAAGCACATTGGATACAATCTTATATATCACATTGCACAAGCTAATCAGGCGATACTGAGCAAGAGAGTTTGGGTTTGATACCTTGGGAGTTAAAACAATGAACATCTTGTTGACTTCCTCCAAAGAGTCCTCTCCATTGAGCAGTCTCAGCACTATGGCTGTCACCTCACTACCACAAATATCCCAATGTTTCTGGAAGAAATGTGTCGGGAAGCCATCTGATCCCGGAACTTTTGTTGGGAACATTTGAAATAATGCATTTTTAATCTCAGTTTCATTATACGGTGCAGTAAGCAGGCCATTCATTTCAGCCGTAACCTTCGAAGGCACATGTGACAATACCACCTCAATCCCAATAGTATCCTCCGAATGATACAGCTGCTTATAAAATGCAGTGGCGCATCTTCTTGCACCTGTGCATCCTCACACTCAATTTCATCTTGTAGGATCAACTTACTTATTCGATTTTTCTTCCTTCTCATGCTTGCTTTTTGATGAAAAAACCTGCAATTCTCTAGAAAGGGCGAATGCTGATCCAGCCCAGACACAGGTAAAGGCGGCCCGGCATCCCTCCTCAGAGGATCCGGCCCATAAAGCCACATGAGAGAAGAGGGCATTAACGTCTTTTCCCATCAAAatttctccctccctccctcctgtTTGTTTCCCTTCTCCGCGAAaccgccgcctcccgccgctCCGAGTCGTCCATCTCCTCTTTTGCTAGGGTTCCAATTCCAATCCCCCGAATCGAATCGCCTCCTCTCGCCCtcgcgatggcggcggcgcagcTGACGCCAGGCGCGGTGGCGGTGATCTCCGAGCACGCGGACGGCACGGGGACGCTGCAGCCCGTGCTGCAGGTCACGGACGTGCGGATGGTCACCAACGTCAAGAACCCCACCGCGGCGGAGCGCTTCCGGATGGCGCTCTCCGACGGCGTCCACACGCTGCAGTCAATGCTCGCCACCGCCGAGAACTACAGGGTCAGGGAGGGCACCATCCGCAGGGGGTCCGTCGTCCACCTCCAGGAGTTCACCTGCAGCACCATCCAGAACCGCAGGTGAGGAGGAATCTTGGCCTGCATTAGCCTCCCTGATTCTAACTTTGTTGCCTACCTAGTTCCGCAAGAAAGATTGGATCTTGGTAGGCTGCACGCTTCGCTTAATAGTTGATGTGGGGATGCTAGGTTTACTAAAAACCCGCGAGTACTGTGCTGTAAGATATCTAGAGATGCAAACAATGCAAATGTTGGGATTCAGTGGAGGACAAATGGTATTTAGTCCTTGCGGTAGTGTTCATGGTATTGGGATTAGACTTTGGGTGGGTTACAGTGACGTTGGACACTAATTTGGTACTTCAGTTGGGCTTCACCGAGAAACTAGTACCATTGATGGCTACATGTGTTTTTTGATCCAATATAAGTCATTGATATTACTTTCCCTTGTTATTAGCAATCTTCCAACTTTCCAACATGTGAGTATTTGACGCTTAATTTGCAGAGTAACTTTTGCTCTGTGTGGTCTTATCAGTCTACACCATTAATGCTTAGTGCAGCAAAAAGGTTCTGTGGTTTTGTGCCAATGCTTACATAGTTACAATCGGCAAACTTTCATTCTGACTTCCATGTCAGATTATTGAAAAGTTGTCAACTGAGGTGTTGTAGTAGCTCTTTTAAAcaagtctgaactctgaacctTGCTTATTCTTGTGGCCATAACTAAGTATGCACTGTTCTACAGTTCTAATTGAATTGTCATGGCAATAGCATGTGATTCTACAGATAGGCTGGATTTCCTGAATATTTTGGATATTGTTGTTGTTTGCCTAACTTATTCGGTTCGATGACATCAGTTAAGTCCTGGAAATATTTATTCTGGTAGAACTGACTAGGCATTTTGTAAGCGAAGGAATATCCACTTCAGAACTTAAGATTGTTGATACCTTTTTATGGTTTACTTCTTATCAGTTGAGCTGACCATTCCTTCCTGTTATATGCAGGATCATTATTGTTATCAAACTTGATATTCTGCAAAGTGAGTGCGCATTAATCGGAAATCCCAAAATCTATGAGCCGAAAACACCTAAGGAACAGTGCCCTAACTTACCGGCCACTGCTGCTCAAACTTATAGTGGAACCCGTTCCGGTGGCCCAGTCATGTTGGGATCTTCTGTTGCTCCAAGGGCAGTGCAGGTTGCTAACAATCTATCACATGGTGGATCCTACAGTGGTTGTCAAGGAACGGTGGGCTCTCCAATTGGTCGGACAGTGGAGCCTGTTCCCAATGTATTGTCTGGTGGTTCTTATGGCACAACGGCAGCACATAACACAACAAATGCCAACATGTTGCAGTCAAAGTTGCAGCAGCCTTCTCTGAACTCTCACCAGAACCAGAGATTTGCAGATCCTGCGTCAGCTGGCGGCATTGGAGCTCCTGGCAATACTTATGGGCGCCCAGCTCAGCCTTTGTATCAGCAGCCATCTCCTGCGTATATGAATAGAGGCCCTGCTAAGAATGAAGCCACTAGTCGTGTTGTCCCTGTGGCTCAATTGAATCCATACCAAAGTAGATGGACAATCAAGGCTAGGGTGACTGCAAAGACTGATATCAGGCACTTCACCAACGCCAAAGGTCCTGGAACAGTCTTCTCCTTTGATCTACTTGATGCACAGGGTGGAGAAATCCGTGCAACATGTTTCAATTCGCAGGTTGATCTGTATTATAACCAAATTGAGGTTGATAAGGTGTACTTGATATCTAAAGGGGCAGTGAAACCTGCACAGAAGAAGTTTAACCCTTTGAATAATGAGTATGAGATAACTCTCGATCACTCAACATCTATAGAAACTTGTTCTGGTGACGATTGCAGCATCCCTAGGCAGCAGTACAACTTTCGACAGATCAGCGAAATAGAGAACGTGGAGACTGGTGCTCTGGTAGATTTGGTTGGCATTGTTACATCAGTTAGCCCTTCTTCCACAATAATGCGGAAGGATGGCACGGAAACCCGGAAACAAACTCTTCAACTGAAGGACATGTCTAGTCGAAGTGTGGAAATAACCTTTTGGGGGAAATTCTGTGATGCTGAAGgccagcagctgcagctgcagtgCGATTCTGGTTTGAATCCTATTCTTGCTTTGAAAAGTGGCCGTGTCAGTGATTATAGTGGTAGATCTGTGGGCACAATTGGCTCAACCCAGCTAAAAATAAACCCAGAATTTCCTGAGGCTGAAAGGTTGCGTCATTGGTATGTAACTGAAGGAAAGACTGCTTCTTGTGTTTCTTTAACTCGAGAGATGTCAAGCATGGGCAGGACTGATGTCCGGGTAACAGTCACGCAGATCAAGGATGAAAACTTGGGGCGGAAAGAAAAGCCAGACTGGATCACTATTAAGGGTGCAATCTCACATTTGAACACTGATAATTTTTGTTATCCTGCTTGCACCGCAGAGGTTAACGGCAGGCAATGCAACAAAAAGGTGACAAATAATGGTGATGGGACATGGCATTGTGAAAGATGCGATCAGGGCATACCGAATTGTGAGTATAGGTACTTGCTGCTGTGTCAGATCCAGGATCATACAGGTGTCACCTACGCTACTGCATTCCAAGAAGGTGGTACGGAGATAATTGGCTGCAGTGCGCAAGAGCTTTTCACCataagagaagaagatgaagccagATTTACAGAAATCATTCAGGGGGTTTGTTGGCAGCAGTATCTATTCAAGCTGAAAGTCAAGGAGGAAACCTTCAATGATGAGCAGCGTGTTAAATGCAGCATTGTTAAAGCGGAAAAGTTGGATCCTTTGAAAGAAAGTGGTTACCTTCTGGGGGCGATTGACAGCATATTGCAGGGTGAC
This genomic interval carries:
- the LOC133885905 gene encoding replication protein A 70 kDa DNA-binding subunit C-like, translated to MAAAQLTPGAVAVISEHADGTGTLQPVLQVTDVRMVTNVKNPTAAERFRMALSDGVHTLQSMLATAENYRVREGTIRRGSVVHLQEFTCSTIQNRRIIIVIKLDILQSECALIGNPKIYEPKTPKEQCPNLPATAAQTYSGTRSGGPVMLGSSVAPRAVQVANNLSHGGSYSGCQGTVGSPIGRTVEPVPNVLSGGSYGTTAAHNTTNANMLQSKLQQPSLNSHQNQRFADPASAGGIGAPGNTYGRPAQPLYQQPSPAYMNRGPAKNEATSRVVPVAQLNPYQSRWTIKARVTAKTDIRHFTNAKGPGTVFSFDLLDAQGGEIRATCFNSQVDLYYNQIEVDKVYLISKGAVKPAQKKFNPLNNEYEITLDHSTSIETCSGDDCSIPRQQYNFRQISEIENVETGALVDLVGIVTSVSPSSTIMRKDGTETRKQTLQLKDMSSRSVEITFWGKFCDAEGQQLQLQCDSGLNPILALKSGRVSDYSGRSVGTIGSTQLKINPEFPEAERLRHWYVTEGKTASCVSLTREMSSMGRTDVRVTVTQIKDENLGRKEKPDWITIKGAISHLNTDNFCYPACTAEVNGRQCNKKVTNNGDGTWHCERCDQGIPNCEYRYLLLCQIQDHTGVTYATAFQEGGTEIIGCSAQELFTIREEDEARFTEIIQGVCWQQYLFKLKVKEETFNDEQRVKCSIVKAEKLDPLKESGYLLGAIDSILQGDAGSPPEVQGAMAYNYGFNNSGSGGQSVPTSTNISGARFGDSANQLGQQTNLYSRVSTPASVTQNVQTSCMACGSSGHNAQNCPGMNRQQPAASTAGSYGSSPGNTSSGFLCFKCHQPGHFANACPGVTTGPQQQPYGNGVASGGYSGRQSYVGGY